A stretch of Dehalococcoidia bacterium DNA encodes these proteins:
- a CDS encoding nucleotidyltransferase family protein — MRREDALRILREHRAELAALKVASLRLFGSVARDEARPDSDVDLLVTFSQPIDLFDLADVKLLLEKLLGREVDLVLERSVRPQLRERIFAEAIPAE, encoded by the coding sequence ATGCGCCGGGAGGATGCGCTGCGCATCCTGCGCGAGCACCGGGCGGAGCTGGCGGCGCTGAAGGTGGCCAGCCTGCGCCTGTTTGGCTCCGTCGCCCGCGACGAGGCCCGCCCCGACTCCGACGTCGATCTGCTGGTGACGTTCAGCCAACCGATCGATCTCTTCGATCTTGCCGATGTCAAGCTCTTGCTTGAAAAGCTGCTTGGCCGGGAGGTCGACCTAGTGTTGGAGCGAAGTGTCAGGCCGCAACTCCGGGAGCGAATATTCGCGGAGGCAATCCCTGCCGAGTAG
- a CDS encoding nucleotidyltransferase family protein, with amino-acid sequence MRRDEALRILREHRAELAALKVASLRLFGSVARDEARPDSDVDLLVTFSAPVGYFHVFRVQDEIAAMLGRPVDLIVEDGLKPRYREHIMREAIPATEGLERSDR; translated from the coding sequence ATGCGCCGGGACGAAGCGCTGCGCATCCTGCGCGAGCACCGGGCGGAGCTGGCGGCGCTGAAGGTGGCCAGCCTGCGCCTGTTTGGCTCCGTCGCCCGCGACGAGGCCCGCCCCGACTCCGACGTCGATCTGCTGGTGACGTTCAGCGCGCCCGTGGGCTACTTCCACGTCTTCCGCGTGCAGGACGAGATCGCCGCGATGCTCGGGCGGCCGGTGGACCTGATCGTTGAGGACGGCCTAAAGCCGCGCTACCGAGAGCACATCATGAGGGAGGCGATCCCTGCAACCGAGGGACTGGAGAGATCGGATCGATGA
- a CDS encoding cytochrome P450: MAGLPDALTANLAPGPTGNPITTQLRPFEEDPLRFLLEMQRGYGDVVRLRLWPQVFHLISSPGGIRHVLSTHAGNYHGPPAAQRGRLRDRQRLLSGGMHSLSDDLFVLTRRMEKLGREVFHREQVESFAETMTAGSAALLDGWRERARDSAAFDVEAELLRLTQTILGDTLFHADLGEVGLALGGLLDRSAPQLRVSLFQRLERSSEEEERAWHAAMAAVDRFVTRLIAERRERGPSARDLLSILIFDEDEVTGEPLPPQKLWEAVTVFLIAGHTAIASALTWTCCLLAQHREAMRQAQREVDAVLAGRVPTLADLPRLRFTHMVVQEALRLYPPVWMFAPRMAAADDTIEGFRIPARSMVLISPYVLHRHAAYWQQPEAFLPERFAAPAPPVYMPFGSGPWGCVGSQFGLLEARLVLPMLLQRYDWELAPGQAIALDPQLALRPRGGLRIIAHARSEPPA; the protein is encoded by the coding sequence ATGGCAGGGCTGCCGGATGCGCTGACCGCCAACCTGGCGCCCGGCCCGACGGGCAATCCGATCACCACCCAGTTGCGCCCCTTCGAGGAAGACCCGCTGCGCTTTCTGCTGGAGATGCAGCGCGGCTACGGCGATGTCGTGCGCCTGCGCCTCTGGCCCCAGGTCTTTCACCTGATCAGCAGCCCCGGCGGCATCCGTCACGTGCTTTCGACGCACGCCGGCAACTACCACGGTCCGCCCGCTGCGCAGCGCGGCCGCCTGCGCGACCGCCAGCGCCTGCTGAGCGGCGGCATGCACAGCCTCTCCGATGACCTGTTCGTGCTCACCCGGCGCATGGAGAAGCTGGGGCGCGAGGTGTTCCACCGCGAGCAGGTCGAGAGCTTCGCGGAAACGATGACCGCCGGCAGCGCGGCGCTGCTCGACGGCTGGCGCGAACGAGCACGCGACAGCGCGGCCTTCGATGTCGAGGCCGAGCTGCTGCGCCTGACGCAGACGATCCTCGGCGACACGCTTTTTCACGCCGACCTCGGCGAGGTCGGCCTGGCGCTCGGCGGCCTGCTCGACCGCTCCGCGCCGCAACTGCGCGTCTCGCTCTTTCAGCGGCTGGAACGCTCGTCGGAGGAGGAGGAGCGCGCCTGGCATGCGGCGATGGCGGCTGTGGATCGCTTCGTCACCCGCCTGATCGCGGAGCGCCGCGAGCGCGGGCCGAGCGCGCGCGATCTGCTCTCGATCCTGATCTTCGACGAGGACGAGGTGACGGGGGAGCCGTTGCCGCCGCAGAAGCTGTGGGAGGCGGTCACGGTCTTCCTGATCGCGGGGCATACGGCGATCGCCAGCGCCCTGACCTGGACCTGCTGCCTGCTGGCGCAGCACCGCGAGGCGATGCGGCAGGCGCAGCGCGAGGTCGATGCGGTGCTGGCGGGGCGCGTGCCCACCCTGGCGGACTTGCCGCGGCTACGCTTCACACACATGGTCGTGCAGGAGGCGCTGCGCCTCTACCCGCCGGTGTGGATGTTTGCGCCGCGCATGGCCGCCGCCGACGACACGATCGAGGGCTTCCGCATTCCCGCCCGCTCGATGGTGCTGATCAGCCCGTACGTGCTGCACCGCCATGCCGCCTACTGGCAGCAGCCCGAGGCGTTCCTGCCGGAGCGCTTCGCCGCGCCCGCGCCGCCGGTGTACATGCCTTTCGGCAGCGGGCCGTGGGGCTGCGTGGGCAGCCAGTTCGGCCTGCTCGAAGCGCGGCTGGTGCTGCCGATGCTGCTGCAGCGCTACGACTGGGAGCTGGCGCCGGGCCAGGCGATCGCGCTGGACCCGCAGCTCGCGCTGCGGCCGCGGGGCGGGCTGCGCATCATCGCGCACGCGCGTTCAGAGCCGCCGGCATAG
- a CDS encoding DUF86 domain-containing protein, protein MENIRQFVEGMTVEDFRGDLRTLHAVAYNFGVLGEAASHVPLALRRRYPAVPWQEIRGMRNIVVHMYFGISVDTLWNTLTDDFPVVTPILERMLREEP, encoded by the coding sequence ATCGAGAACATTCGGCAGTTCGTAGAAGGGATGACCGTTGAGGATTTTCGCGGTGATCTGCGGACGCTTCACGCAGTCGCATACAATTTTGGCGTGCTGGGCGAGGCCGCTTCGCATGTTCCGCTGGCGCTTCGGCGGCGATATCCCGCCGTTCCCTGGCAGGAGATACGCGGAATGCGCAATATTGTGGTTCATATGTACTTCGGTATAAGCGTCGATACTCTCTGGAACACCCTGACTGATGACTTTCCAGTGGTCACACCGATTCTGGAACGCATGCTTCGAGAAGAGCCGTGA
- a CDS encoding LuxR C-terminal-related transcriptional regulator has translation MPASAGRPYEASASGAVAAPGAALPRPPTPLLGREAELTAARSLLRRDEIALLTLTGAGGSGKTRLALALAAGVREEFPGGVVFVSLAPVADPALVAATIATALGVREAGGQPLLATLLAHLRHCEQPLLLVLDNCEHLLAAAPLVAELLAVSPTLTVLATSRAALRLSGEHEFPVPPLALPAEGETATAALAESPAVALFCARASAVRPDFALTAANAAGIAAICRRLDGLPLAIELAAARVRVLPPAALLARLDHALAVLTAGPRDLPGRQQTLRDTIAWSYHLLSPEEQSLFRRLAVFAGGCTLAAVAAVCLPDAPDEMTALSGVTALVEQHLLVRQPGAAAEPRFHMLATIRDFGLEQLTASAEYDALRQRHAAWLLTLAECAEAGLQGARAADWLRRIDRELAETRAALAWSVEHGATETGLRIVSALIDYWELRAVFTEAATWAETLLAQPSSTDDMLARARGLCVLGVMRANQGRLPDAEDALRRSVAAFRERGHRGWWLVMALGWFSSNIAAQGDTSRFEAARAAGDEVVALMRAAGDVRGLGGALSGRGYVALFTGEREAAHRFFAESEPLLRASEDSHLLARVLNQTGALDLQQGDGRTAQARFAEALALATALDDKGNAAFARLGLGYVALNGLDLPAATACFAQSLALARELGSAYFLVPALEGWASLCRLDQRFEQAAGIIGAAAAVRESSHAPHWPGSEARYEQDVQLVQARLGEEAFNTLWAAGRALSPGQAAAAALRQAQAERWLHDAPPDQQSVAALPPHHLSVREAEVLRLIAAGKGTREIAAALTIAEGTVERHVTNLYRKIGAANRAEATAYAFRHGLDRSSQP, from the coding sequence ATGCCCGCCAGCGCCGGCCGGCCGTATGAGGCTTCCGCCAGCGGGGCAGTCGCTGCGCCCGGCGCCGCACTGCCGCGGCCGCCCACGCCCTTGCTGGGCCGCGAGGCGGAGCTGACCGCCGCGCGGTCGCTGCTGCGGCGCGACGAGATCGCGCTGCTGACGCTGACCGGCGCCGGCGGCTCCGGCAAGACGCGGCTGGCGCTCGCCCTCGCCGCCGGCGTGCGGGAGGAGTTTCCCGGCGGCGTGGTCTTCGTCTCGCTCGCGCCCGTGGCAGACCCGGCGCTGGTAGCGGCCACGATCGCCACGGCGCTGGGCGTCCGAGAGGCGGGCGGTCAGCCGCTGCTGGCAACGCTGCTGGCCCACCTGCGCCACTGCGAGCAGCCGCTGCTGCTCGTGCTCGACAACTGCGAGCACCTGCTCGCCGCGGCGCCGCTGGTGGCGGAGCTGCTCGCCGTCTCGCCCACGCTCACGGTGCTGGCAACCAGTCGTGCGGCGCTGCGGCTCTCCGGCGAACACGAGTTCCCGGTTCCTCCGCTCGCTCTGCCGGCGGAGGGCGAAACGGCGACCGCGGCGCTGGCCGAATCGCCCGCGGTGGCCCTGTTCTGTGCGCGGGCGAGCGCCGTGCGCCCCGACTTTGCGCTCACGGCGGCGAACGCGGCCGGCATTGCCGCGATCTGCCGCCGGCTGGACGGGCTGCCTTTGGCGATCGAGCTAGCAGCCGCCCGTGTGCGTGTGCTGCCGCCGGCGGCGCTGCTGGCACGGCTGGATCATGCGCTCGCCGTACTCACCGCAGGCCCGCGCGACCTGCCGGGACGCCAGCAAACCCTGCGCGACACGATCGCCTGGAGCTATCACCTGCTCAGTCCGGAGGAGCAATCGCTCTTCCGCCGTCTCGCCGTCTTCGCCGGCGGCTGCACGCTTGCAGCCGTCGCCGCCGTCTGCCTGCCGGACGCGCCCGACGAGATGACGGCGCTGAGCGGCGTCACAGCGCTGGTGGAACAGCATCTGCTCGTGCGCCAGCCGGGCGCCGCGGCCGAGCCGCGCTTTCACATGTTGGCCACGATTCGCGACTTCGGCCTGGAGCAGCTCACCGCTTCCGCGGAATACGATGCCCTCCGGCAACGCCACGCCGCGTGGCTGCTTACGCTCGCCGAGTGCGCCGAAGCAGGCCTTCAGGGCGCGCGCGCCGCCGACTGGTTGCGGCGGATCGACCGCGAACTCGCGGAGACGCGCGCGGCGCTCGCATGGTCGGTCGAGCACGGCGCGACCGAGACCGGCCTACGGATCGTGAGTGCCTTGATCGACTATTGGGAGCTGCGCGCGGTCTTCACCGAAGCAGCCACCTGGGCGGAGACGTTGCTCGCGCAGCCGAGCTCAACGGATGACATGCTGGCGCGGGCGCGCGGCCTGTGTGTGCTCGGGGTAATGCGTGCGAATCAAGGCAGGCTCCCCGACGCCGAAGACGCACTGCGGCGGAGTGTCGCGGCCTTTCGCGAACGCGGCCATCGTGGCTGGTGGCTGGTTATGGCGCTGGGCTGGTTCAGCAGCAACATCGCCGCACAGGGTGACACGTCACGCTTCGAAGCGGCACGCGCGGCGGGCGATGAGGTGGTAGCGCTGATGCGCGCGGCAGGCGATGTGCGCGGTCTCGGCGGAGCCCTGTCCGGGCGTGGCTACGTGGCCCTCTTCACCGGCGAGCGAGAAGCGGCGCACCGTTTCTTTGCGGAGAGCGAACCGCTGCTGCGGGCGAGCGAGGACAGTCACCTGCTTGCGCGCGTCCTTAACCAGACCGGAGCGTTGGACCTTCAGCAGGGCGACGGCCGCACGGCGCAGGCACGCTTCGCCGAGGCCCTGGCGCTGGCGACGGCGTTGGATGACAAGGGAAATGCAGCATTCGCCCGCCTTGGCCTCGGCTACGTCGCCCTAAATGGTCTGGATCTGCCCGCGGCGACGGCGTGCTTCGCGCAGAGCCTCGCGCTCGCCCGCGAGCTGGGCAGCGCCTACTTCCTCGTCCCAGCGCTGGAAGGGTGGGCCAGTCTGTGCAGGCTGGACCAGCGATTCGAACAGGCGGCCGGGATCATTGGAGCGGCCGCGGCGGTCCGTGAATCGAGCCACGCGCCCCACTGGCCGGGCTCTGAGGCGCGTTACGAGCAAGACGTGCAGCTCGTGCAGGCACGTCTCGGTGAGGAAGCGTTCAATACCCTCTGGGCGGCGGGGCGGGCGCTTTCGCCCGGCCAGGCGGCAGCCGCGGCGCTGCGGCAGGCGCAAGCGGAGCGGTGGCTGCATGACGCGCCCCCTGACCAGCAGTCAGTGGCGGCGTTGCCGCCGCATCATCTAAGCGTCCGCGAGGCCGAGGTGCTGCGGCTGATCGCGGCGGGCAAGGGCACACGCGAGATCGCCGCGGCGTTGACCATCGCCGAGGGCACCGTCGAGCGCCACGTCACCAACCTCTACAGGAAGATCGGCGCGGCGAATCGTGCCGAGGCCACGGCTTATGCTTTCCGCCACGGCCTCGACCGTTCCTCGCAACCGTAG
- a CDS encoding alpha/beta fold hydrolase, giving the protein MQETIRYCTTADGVRIAFATSGEGYPVVRVLGWLTHLEFERGGPLWQPWVRHLGGRHRLVRYDMRGIGLSDREATDFTLEARIADLSAVVDALALERFALVGSSDGGYTAIAYTAAHPERVSHLVLYGALAHQRLDPASLEQFEGLQMLVRHLWGQNSPALRQLFATLFHPDADSAFYDWFNELQRVSIDPAAAAAYIASLPTIDVRSLLPSICVPTLVIHRRDDQGVPFDLGRELAATIPGATFLPLAGRNHIPQPQEPETAQIFEAIAAFVAGAGAQDGKVAQTTDAAGAKLSPRECEVLQLIAAGCSTHEIAARLVISEGTVERHVTNLYSKIGAVNRADATAFAYRNGLASAE; this is encoded by the coding sequence ATGCAGGAAACGATCCGCTACTGCACAACCGCAGACGGCGTGCGCATCGCCTTCGCCACAAGCGGCGAGGGCTATCCGGTCGTGCGCGTGCTCGGCTGGCTCACGCACCTGGAGTTCGAGCGCGGCGGGCCGTTGTGGCAGCCGTGGGTGCGGCACCTGGGCGGCCGCCACCGGCTTGTGCGCTATGACATGCGCGGCATCGGCCTCTCCGACCGCGAGGCTACAGACTTCACCCTGGAAGCCCGTATCGCGGACCTCTCCGCGGTCGTGGACGCGCTGGCGCTGGAGCGGTTCGCCCTCGTCGGCAGCTCCGACGGCGGCTACACCGCGATTGCCTACACGGCGGCACACCCCGAACGGGTGAGCCACCTCGTCCTGTATGGCGCACTCGCGCACCAACGACTCGACCCCGCATCGTTGGAGCAGTTCGAAGGCTTGCAGATGCTGGTGCGGCACCTGTGGGGCCAGAACAGCCCCGCGCTGCGCCAGCTGTTTGCCACCCTCTTCCACCCCGATGCAGACAGCGCCTTCTACGACTGGTTCAACGAGCTGCAGCGCGTCTCGATCGATCCAGCCGCGGCCGCCGCGTACATCGCGTCACTGCCCACCATCGATGTTCGCAGCCTGCTCCCATCGATCTGTGTGCCAACGCTTGTGATCCACCGGCGCGATGACCAGGGCGTTCCCTTCGACCTTGGCCGCGAGCTGGCCGCGACGATTCCCGGCGCGACGTTCTTGCCGCTGGCCGGCCGTAATCACATTCCGCAGCCGCAAGAGCCGGAAACGGCGCAGATATTCGAAGCGATCGCCGCCTTCGTTGCCGGCGCTGGCGCACAGGATGGCAAGGTTGCACAGACCACCGACGCCGCCGGCGCCAAACTCTCGCCGCGCGAGTGCGAGGTCTTGCAGCTCATCGCCGCGGGCTGCAGCACGCACGAGATCGCGGCCAGATTGGTGATCAGCGAAGGCACGGTCGAGCGCCACGTCACCAACCTCTACAGCAAGATCGGCGCGGTAAACCGGGCAGACGCCACCGCCTTCGCCTACCGTAACGGCCTCGCCTCGGCCGAGTGA
- a CDS encoding DUF86 domain-containing protein, translated as MLRSVERALAYTQAVSYDAFVANQEKVDAVVRNIEVIGEAAGRVPAEIRDHYPAAPWATIRAMRNILAHGYYAVDLELVWGVVQNRLEPLSRDRRNILQREP; from the coding sequence ATGCTGCGCAGCGTCGAGCGGGCGCTGGCCTACACGCAGGCCGTCTCGTACGACGCCTTCGTCGCGAATCAGGAGAAGGTCGACGCAGTGGTGCGCAACATCGAAGTCATCGGCGAGGCAGCCGGACGAGTGCCCGCGGAGATTCGCGATCACTATCCCGCGGCGCCCTGGGCTACGATTCGAGCGATGCGCAATATTCTTGCCCACGGTTACTATGCGGTCGATCTCGAACTCGTCTGGGGCGTTGTGCAGAATCGCCTCGAACCGTTGAGCCGCGACCGGCGCAACATCCTGCAGCGCGAGCCGTAG